From a region of the Corallococcus coralloides DSM 2259 genome:
- a CDS encoding Imm5 family immunity protein, with protein MGEPEILKSLLQRAIESVRADPVHDLSLGLRRKIWRSLGREQGRGPGYARRVALALTTARHVLPLWELKSSQDRTPHTVLDSAEAVRVGRLDKIEAQALWQRAWDHMVELSSSDEDSQGAAAGFSAVQALLTCIDDETFPLTEDDAHLRDNQVDAEDMDASMFAAAASAGGPPWDASSDPERRLQFWEWWLSEAVPHAYRAVASSPIEFAVASVNPQPGGVRAAGRIIEGIIRIGDVFSAAFKLTPVRTPEGYGPSTRSDDRPVSIRVEQIHAYGHSFQELEAGMTAELVLSGDGAESLAQGDVLGGDLCG; from the coding sequence ATGGGTGAGCCCGAGATTTTGAAGTCCCTGCTTCAACGGGCGATTGAGTCAGTGCGAGCGGACCCCGTGCACGACCTTTCGTTGGGCCTGCGGCGGAAGATCTGGAGGTCGCTGGGGCGTGAGCAGGGGCGTGGACCCGGGTATGCCCGGCGTGTGGCGCTGGCGCTCACGACTGCCCGGCATGTGCTTCCTCTCTGGGAGTTGAAGTCCTCACAGGACCGCACGCCGCACACCGTGCTGGATTCGGCGGAAGCGGTGAGGGTGGGGCGGCTCGACAAGATCGAAGCCCAGGCACTCTGGCAGCGGGCCTGGGACCACATGGTGGAGTTGTCGTCTTCGGATGAGGATTCGCAGGGAGCCGCAGCGGGATTCTCCGCGGTGCAGGCCCTGCTTACCTGCATCGACGACGAGACTTTCCCGCTGACTGAGGACGATGCGCACCTGCGCGACAACCAGGTCGATGCAGAAGACATGGATGCGTCCATGTTCGCAGCGGCTGCCTCCGCGGGCGGACCTCCCTGGGACGCATCATCCGACCCCGAGCGCCGACTTCAGTTCTGGGAGTGGTGGCTGTCCGAAGCTGTACCCCATGCGTATCGAGCCGTGGCGAGCAGCCCCATCGAATTCGCAGTGGCGAGCGTCAATCCCCAGCCGGGGGGCGTCCGCGCGGCCGGACGCATCATCGAAGGCATCATCCGCATCGGCGACGTCTTCTCGGCCGCCTTCAAGCTGACTCCAGTGCGGACACCCGAAGGATATGGTCCGTCCACCCGTTCAGACGACCGGCCCGTTTCGATTCGCGTCGAGCAGATTCACGCTTATGGCCACAGCTTCCAGGAACTTGAGGCTGGAATGACCGCCGAGCTGGTCTTGTCTGGTGATGGTGCGGAGAGTCTCGCGCAGGGAGACGTGCTCGGTGGAGATCTCTGTGGTTGA
- a CDS encoding type IV toxin-antitoxin system AbiEi family antitoxin domain-containing protein codes for MSAEPPLKPDWDQLYRVAEAQEGHFTTQQAAQAGYSPQLLAHYVRIGRASRIQRGIYRLVHFPAGEHEDLVAVWLWSEQMGTFSHQTALALYDLSDVLPARIHLTLPEAWKTRRLRVPKLVVLHFADLLDSERQWVGAVRVTTPSRTLDDCARGALTPDLMRQAALQALHRGMVRGSLPTVEEALKPFGGLNA; via the coding sequence ATGAGTGCCGAACCCCCACTCAAGCCGGACTGGGACCAGCTCTACCGTGTGGCCGAGGCCCAGGAGGGCCACTTCACGACGCAGCAGGCTGCCCAAGCGGGCTACTCGCCCCAACTGCTTGCCCACTACGTGCGCATCGGCCGGGCTTCGCGAATCCAGCGGGGCATCTACCGGCTGGTGCACTTCCCAGCGGGCGAGCACGAGGACCTCGTCGCGGTGTGGCTCTGGTCCGAACAGATGGGAACCTTCTCCCATCAGACCGCACTCGCGCTTTACGACCTCTCCGATGTCCTGCCCGCGCGGATCCACCTGACGCTCCCGGAGGCGTGGAAGACGCGTCGTTTGCGCGTGCCCAAGCTTGTCGTGCTCCACTTTGCCGACCTGCTCGACTCCGAGCGCCAGTGGGTGGGGGCCGTGCGGGTCACGACTCCCTCCAGGACATTGGATGACTGCGCGCGGGGCGCACTCACTCCGGACCTGATGCGTCAGGCCGCGCTGCAAGCCCTGCATCGCGGCATGGTCAGGGGCTCCCTGCCAACCGTGGAAGAGGCACTGAAGCCTTTTGGAGGCCTCAACGCGTGA
- a CDS encoding nucleotidyl transferase AbiEii/AbiGii toxin family protein — translation MTSRTYASPAAFKQALEQRLRQEAQKRNLPLERQRELLVFSRFLARVYAKLGSSVTLKGGLVLELRIEGARATKDIDLRIQGDPSGLLLQLQDAARHELGDFFSFEVRPDDEHPKIQNEGMRYEGLRFRAECRLAQKIYSRPFDVDVAFGEPMLGTPDEVTAPDVLGFANIAPPRLRLYPVETHLAEKLHAYTMPRLRPNSRVKDLPDLALLAQARKPLEAEQLRQALKLTFDFRNTHPLPGALPLPSRDWERPYADMAQDNQLPWPTLEKVTEAAKRFLDPVLDGASITRWDPETWSWNH, via the coding sequence GTGACGAGCCGCACCTATGCATCGCCCGCGGCCTTCAAGCAGGCGCTGGAGCAGCGCCTTCGCCAGGAGGCCCAGAAGCGCAACCTGCCACTCGAACGTCAGCGCGAGCTGCTGGTCTTCAGCCGCTTCCTCGCCCGCGTCTACGCGAAGCTGGGCTCCAGCGTCACCCTCAAGGGAGGACTGGTGCTGGAGCTCCGCATCGAAGGGGCGCGAGCCACGAAGGACATCGACCTTCGCATCCAAGGCGACCCCAGCGGATTGCTACTCCAACTGCAGGACGCTGCAAGGCACGAGCTTGGCGACTTCTTTTCGTTCGAGGTCCGCCCGGATGACGAGCATCCCAAGATCCAGAACGAGGGCATGCGCTACGAAGGGCTGCGCTTTCGCGCGGAGTGCAGGCTCGCACAGAAGATCTACAGCCGCCCTTTCGACGTGGACGTCGCCTTCGGGGAGCCCATGCTGGGAACGCCTGATGAGGTCACGGCCCCCGACGTGCTCGGCTTCGCGAACATCGCGCCGCCCCGCCTGCGGCTCTACCCCGTCGAAACCCATCTCGCGGAGAAATTGCACGCATACACAATGCCCCGACTGCGGCCAAACTCACGCGTGAAAGACCTGCCCGACCTCGCGCTGCTGGCGCAGGCACGGAAGCCACTGGAGGCAGAGCAGCTGCGACAAGCGCTCAAGCTGACCTTCGACTTCCGCAATACCCATCCACTGCCGGGCGCCCTTCCCCTCCCGTCCAGGGATTGGGAGAGGCCCTACGCGGACATGGCCCAGGACAACCAGCTCCCCTGGCCCACACTCGAGAAAGTGACCGAAGCCGCGAAACGCTTCCTCGATCCCGTCCTGGACGGGGCATCCATCACCCGTTGGGATCCGGAGACCTGGAGTTGGAATCACTGA